From the Candidatus Bathyarchaeota archaeon genome, one window contains:
- a CDS encoding M48 family metalloprotease: MNLMKLRMTMIGTVTLLIAVSTLFFAIILSLVGVTNLLALALLVIMFNVVQWLIAPFMIDALYRVEEVSKTDSPRLHSIVGRLSQRLGLKMPRVMIANIPIPNAFAYGSPIAGSRVAVTRGLLKELEEEEVEAVLGHELGHLKNRDVQVMMFASVLPAIFYYIGYSMMASSWYGGSRDREGGSAAPALIGMVSMAIYWVLTLFVMGLSRLREYYADQRSVSIVEDGARKLSEALAKIVSSTSRMKKYGDATPTMSSFKALFIEDPDSVERDQAAISSRLFKTDQQLVQEILSRKVTLTDRILELLSTHPNIVKRIRALQSL, from the coding sequence ATGAATCTTATGAAGTTAAGGATGACCATGATTGGAACTGTCACACTCCTCATAGCAGTCTCCACACTATTCTTCGCAATCATACTCAGTCTGGTAGGTGTGACAAACCTTCTAGCCTTGGCACTTCTAGTCATCATGTTCAACGTGGTTCAGTGGCTGATCGCACCCTTCATGATAGATGCCCTATACAGAGTTGAGGAGGTCTCGAAGACTGACAGCCCCAGACTACACAGCATCGTCGGCAGGCTGAGTCAACGGTTAGGATTGAAGATGCCAAGGGTTATGATAGCGAACATTCCTATACCGAACGCATTCGCCTACGGCTCACCCATAGCTGGAAGTAGGGTTGCAGTTACAAGAGGTTTACTGAAGGAACTTGAGGAAGAGGAGGTTGAGGCTGTCCTAGGCCATGAACTCGGGCACCTCAAGAATAGGGATGTCCAGGTTATGATGTTCGCCTCAGTCCTGCCAGCCATCTTCTACTACATAGGCTACTCGATGATGGCCTCCTCCTGGTATGGAGGGAGCAGGGATAGGGAGGGAGGCAGCGCCGCACCAGCACTCATAGGCATGGTGAGCATGGCGATATACTGGGTTCTAACCCTATTCGTCATGGGCCTGAGCAGACTTAGAGAGTACTATGCAGACCAGAGGAGTGTCTCAATAGTCGAGGACGGGGCCCGAAAACTCTCAGAGGCCCTAGCTAAGATAGTCTCATCGACAAGCAGAATGAAGAAGTATGGGGATGCAACGCCCACAATGAGCAGTTTCAAAGCGTTATTCATCGAGGACCCGGATAGCGTCGAACGTGACCAAGCCGCTATATCGAGCAGACTCTTCAAGACAGACCAGCAGCTGGTTCAAGAGATCCTCTCCAGAAAAGTTACCCTGACCGACAGAATCTTAGAGTTGCTGTCTACACATCCAAACATTGTTAAGCGCATCAGAGCGTTACAGAGCCTATGA
- a CDS encoding SagB/ThcOx family dehydrogenase: MNRGVIAAILLVGITIPSVLAYTILWYGKPGRIQVQETGNQISLPYPRFDSDYSLELALAKRRSIRDYSREPLKLQELSQLLWAAQGVTDPRGLRTAPSAGGLYPLEVYVVAGDIEGLPEGAYKYIPNSHALTMVLEGDRRRDLCDAALGQSWVGNAPATIVITAVYERTTIKYGERGVRYVHIEVGHAAQNLCLQATALNLGAVTVGAFYDDRVKAILNLPDNEQPLYLIPVGRLSK, from the coding sequence CTGAATAGGGGGGTTATCGCAGCAATCTTGCTGGTCGGCATAACAATCCCATCAGTATTGGCCTATACGATTCTATGGTATGGAAAGCCTGGAAGGATTCAGGTGCAGGAGACTGGAAATCAAATATCTCTGCCATATCCAAGATTTGATAGCGACTACTCACTTGAGCTCGCCCTAGCCAAGAGGAGGTCAATAAGAGATTACAGTAGGGAACCCTTAAAATTGCAGGAGCTCTCCCAACTGTTATGGGCCGCTCAGGGCGTGACTGACCCTAGGGGTTTAAGAACAGCTCCATCCGCTGGAGGCCTATACCCTTTAGAGGTTTATGTTGTGGCTGGTGATATTGAAGGTTTGCCTGAAGGTGCCTACAAGTATATTCCAAATTCACATGCTTTGACGATGGTTCTGGAAGGCGATAGGAGGAGGGATCTATGCGACGCTGCCTTGGGCCAATCTTGGGTCGGCAACGCCCCTGCCACCATTGTTATCACGGCAGTATATGAGAGGACCACCATAAAATATGGGGAGAGAGGTGTCAGATATGTTCACATTGAGGTTGGACATGCCGCTCAGAATCTTTGCCTGCAGGCTACTGCCCTCAATCTTGGAGCGGTCACTGTAGGGGCCTTCTATGATGATAGAGTGAAGGCTATCCTGAACCTTCCTGATAATGAGCAGCCACTCTACTTGATACCTGTCGGTCGACTATCCAAGTAG